The Amycolatopsis nigrescens CSC17Ta-90 genomic interval GGTGGGGGACTGGACCACCGACGCGCTGGCGGAGGTGCTCACCCCGTTCGCCGAGCGGATGGCCACCCTGATCCCGCCGGTGCTGCAGGTGTTCCGCCGGTTCGTGGACCGCAGGCAGCCGAGCGCGGAGCGCAACAGCGTCGAGGGCGCCGCGAAGAACATCCACCGGCATTACGACCTGTCCAACGACCTGTTCGCCACCTTCCTGGACAGCTCGATGACGTACTCCTCGGCCATCTTCGGCCCGGAGGACGATCTCGCCGCCGGCCAGCGGCGCAAGATCGACAGCGTGCTCGACTACGCCGGAGTGCGCTCCGGCAGCGAGGTGCTGGAGATCGGCACCGGCTGGGGCGAACTGTCCATTGTGGCGGCCAAGCGCGGCGCGCGGGTCACCTCGCTGACCCTGTCCGAGGAGCAGCGCGCGCTGGCCAACCGGCGGATCGCCGATGCGGGCGTTGCCGACCGGGTGGACGTGCAGCTGCGGGACTACCGCGACTCGACCGGCGAGTACGACGCGGTGGTCAGCGTGGAGATGATCGAGGCGGTCGGCGCGGACTACTGGCCGACCTACTTCGGCACCATCGGCAGGCGGCTGCGGCCGGGCGGGAAACTGGGCCTGCAGGCCATCACGATGAGCCACCAGCGGATGCAGGCCAGCGCCGGCTCCTACACCTGGGTGCACAAGTACATCTTCCCCGGCGGGCTGATTCCGTCCGTCGAGGCGGTGGAACGGGGCATGCTGGAGAACACCACGATGAAGCTGCAGGCGATGCGCGAGTTCGGCCAGGACTACGCCCGTACCCTGCGCCAGTGGCGGGACCGGTTCACCCGGCGCTGGGGCGAGGTCTCCGCGCTCGGCTTCGACGAGGTGTTCCGCCGGATGTGGGAGTTCTACCTGGCCTATTCGGAGGCCGGCTTCCGGTCCGGCTACCTCAAGGTGCACCAGTTCGGCTTCGCCAAGCCCAGCTGAAACACGCCGGCACAACCCGAACGGGGTGCCGGACGTCCCTTTTAGCGGACCTTGCGGTTTAGTGGACACCGCACGGGAGGCCGATCGGGAAGGTGAACATCGGATGAGCTACGGCGGAGACAACGGCGGCTACCCGCCGCGCAGGCCGCCCGCGCGAGGGCCGAGGCAGCATCAGTCGACCCAGATGATGCCCATGCCCGGCCGGGAAGGTGCCGGCCGGCGGCCGCCGCCACCTGGCGGACATCAGCCGCCGCCGCACCGATCCGGCCCGCCGCCGAGGCAGGCTCCGCCGCGGCGCCCGCCGCAGGACGAGCCACCGCCGCGGCGCCGGCGCCGGTGGGGGCCAGGCCGGATCCTGCTGACCCTGCTCACGGTGCTCGTCGTGTTCCTCGCCGGGGTGTGGGTCTACCTGGAGTTCTCCATCAGCAGGATCGACGCGCTGCACGAGTACTCCGGCCGCCCGGCCGCTGCGTCCGGCACCAACTGGCTGATCGTCGGCTCGGACAGCCGGGACGGGTTGTCCAAGGCAGACGAGGAACGCCTGGTCACCGGCGACAGCGCGTCCGCGGGTGGGGGGCAGCGCACAGACACCATCATGGTCGCGCACATCCCGGACAACGACACTCCGGCGACCCTGCTCAGCCTGCCGCGCGACTCCGAGGTGAAGATCCCCGGCAAGGGCACCAACAAGATCAACTCCGCGTTCTCCATCGGCGGCGCGCCGTTGCTGCTGGAGACCGTGGAGACGGCTACCGGCCTGCGGATGGACCATTACGCGGAGATCGGGTTCGGCGGGTTCGCGAACATCGTGGACGCCATCGGCGGCGTGAACATGTGCGTCGACAAGGAGATGCACGACACCATGACCGGCATCACCATCCCCGCGGGCTGCGGGGACCTGGACGGGGCGCAGGCGCTCGGCTTCGTCCGGATGCGGCACAGCGAGGCAACCCCGCGATCGGACCTGGACCGGGCCGCCAACCAGCGCAAGTTCATCGGCGCGCTGGTCAGCGAGATCTCCAGCCCCGGCACCATCCTCAATCCGTTCGACCTGTTCCCGCTGCTGTCCGCGGCCCCGGACGCGCTGACCATGGACACCGGCGACCACGTGCACAACCTGGTCGGCCTCGGCTGGGCGATGCGCGGCATCTCCTCCGGTGGCGTGGTCACCACCACCGTCCCGGTCACCTCGGGTTCGGCGGAGCACTGGGACAAGGCCAAGTCCAAGCAGCTGTTCGACGCGATGCGCGGGGACACCCCGATCCCGGACAGCGCGATCCTCAACTAGTAGGCGCCGGCGTGAAGCGGTCGTACTCCAGCCCGGAGGCGACCGCTTCCGCCGTTTCCCGGCCGGCGAACCGCTCGACCAGCCACAGCGCGAGGTCGATCCCGGAGGTGACCCCGCCGCTGGTGACCAGGTCACCGTCGTCCACGACCCGGTCGCCGACCACCTCGGCGCCGAACCCGGCCAGCTCGGCGACGGCGCTGTGGTGCGTGTTCGCCCGCCGCCCGGCCAGCAGCCCGGCGTGCGCGAGCAGCATCGTGCCGGTGCACACCCCGGCCAGCACGTCGCTGCTCCGCCGCGCCTCGGCCAGCAA includes:
- a CDS encoding SAM-dependent methyltransferase — its product is MTTSSVDRNEPVSDQPQPEPGRWPGLGTAPHSPFRARVAEALFRRAVRPLDVRVTLPDGRTLGAGGKDAPEMRLRRPAAFFHRLGVDAKIGFGEAYMVGDWTTDALAEVLTPFAERMATLIPPVLQVFRRFVDRRQPSAERNSVEGAAKNIHRHYDLSNDLFATFLDSSMTYSSAIFGPEDDLAAGQRRKIDSVLDYAGVRSGSEVLEIGTGWGELSIVAAKRGARVTSLTLSEEQRALANRRIADAGVADRVDVQLRDYRDSTGEYDAVVSVEMIEAVGADYWPTYFGTIGRRLRPGGKLGLQAITMSHQRMQASAGSYTWVHKYIFPGGLIPSVEAVERGMLENTTMKLQAMREFGQDYARTLRQWRDRFTRRWGEVSALGFDEVFRRMWEFYLAYSEAGFRSGYLKVHQFGFAKPS
- a CDS encoding LCP family protein, which encodes MSYGGDNGGYPPRRPPARGPRQHQSTQMMPMPGREGAGRRPPPPGGHQPPPHRSGPPPRQAPPRRPPQDEPPPRRRRRWGPGRILLTLLTVLVVFLAGVWVYLEFSISRIDALHEYSGRPAAASGTNWLIVGSDSRDGLSKADEERLVTGDSASAGGGQRTDTIMVAHIPDNDTPATLLSLPRDSEVKIPGKGTNKINSAFSIGGAPLLLETVETATGLRMDHYAEIGFGGFANIVDAIGGVNMCVDKEMHDTMTGITIPAGCGDLDGAQALGFVRMRHSEATPRSDLDRAANQRKFIGALVSEISSPGTILNPFDLFPLLSAAPDALTMDTGDHVHNLVGLGWAMRGISSGGVVTTTVPVTSGSAEHWDKAKSKQLFDAMRGDTPIPDSAILN
- a CDS encoding DJ-1/PfpI family protein, with protein sequence MDIVVFPGIDDLDLFGPLRVLRGAANLGADFSVRLVARADTAPISTASRVRFEPEAVYRPGAEVLIVPGGGWGAMAEAGAWGEARRGEWLPLLAEARRSSDVLAGVCTGTMLLAHAGLLAGRRANTHHSAVAELAGFGAEVVGDRVVDDGDLVTSGGVTSGIDLALWLVERFAGRETAEAVASGLEYDRFTPAPTS